TCAGCGCACTTCCCCTTGGCGCTAAAGTGGAAATTGAAGCTATTGCCGCCTTTTAAACTTTTTTGCTGAACGGATTTGTGTGGCGGGGAACGCGGACGCGCCCCGCCATCTTTCATCTTCAGCGTTTTTTCCGTAGTGTGTGCTTGAAACGCTTTTTACTGGTTCCTGATGTTTGACAGGTTTTTCTTGCCATTTTGGCCGCTTTGCAAAATAGTGACCCAATAAACAGTTAGAGCAATTTCACTTTGAAATTGCTCTGGCGGTTGCGTGAGCAGACGCCCGCCGCAAAGGCGCAAGCGCAGCGTCAGCCGCGAAGACAGCACCGCTGTTTTTTGCGCGGCTACGCGCCGAAGCGGGTGTCTTGTAAGCATTGCTTCAGGCGTTGTGACGCAGGAAGCTACGGATGCTTCAACCGTTGTGCCGCAGGCTTAAAGCGTTGTGACGCAGGCTTAAAGCGTTGTGACGCAGGAAACTACGCTTGAAGACAGCATGCGTAACGAGACAGCTTGTTCCATACAATCGCTGTCGCCATCCGTAGCGATGCTGTCCTGCCCCGTAGGGCGGTTCCCGCCAACGGTTCAGGCAAGCCCTTCGGGCAACGGCTGCCGCGAAACTACGCTTGAAGACAGCATGCGTAACGAGACAGCTTGTTCCATACAATCGCTGTCGCCATCCGTAGCGATGCTGTCCTGCCCCGTAGGGCGGTTCCCGCCAACGGTTCAGGCAAGCCCTTCGGGCAACGGCTGCCGCGAAACTACGCTTGAAGACAGCATGCGTAACGAGACAGCATGTTCCATACAATCGCTGTCGCCATCCGTAGCGATGCTGTCCTGCCCCGTAAGGCGGTTCCCGCCAACGGTTCAGGCAAGCCTGCAGAAGTGGGCAACGGCTACCGCGAGAATGGATATTCTCAATGCGAAAATGCTATATTGACACAGAGAAGGCAGGTCGCATGAAGTGGTGGAATGGGAACATCAAGGGCACTTCTGCCCTGAGCAAGCAGCAAAATCTGTTGCAGCAATGTTTGGCAAGTTGGCCACGCAGAGGAAAAACCCTGCTGGAAATCAACTGCGGCCAAGGGGCATTTTCGCCCTTGCTGTGGGAATGCGGCTTTGATCTGACCGTCACTGAATTACACCCAGAACAGCGGACGCAAACTGCGGCAGTTATGGGCGCACGTGCAGAAATACTGGCTGCGGCCGACGATTATTTGCCATTTGAAGATGATTTTTTTGACTGCGCGGTGCTGCATCTTGCCGCAGGCGACACGAAAAAAATCGACGCTGCGGTGCATGAGGCTTTGCGCGTTTCCTCCAGAGGCATCGCGGTTACCTTTTGGAACAGCATGTCTTTGGCATACGCTCTGCACCGCCTTCAGGGCAGCAAGTCGCCCTGGCCCGGCCCGCCCCATAGCTGGTGGCAGGTTTGGCGCATCATCAGAAGCGCCAACATGGGGAAACTCTGCGGCATGAGCACGCTGAACGGACCTCGCAAATCCTGGGGCTGCACCTGCCCCTTGAGCTGCTTCACACGCAGGCTGCGTATGCCCTTCGGAGCCTGGGGCATCATACGTGTTGATTTGGAACCCGCACGCACTGTTACCCCCATGCCGCTCAAGGTTAAGCGTCACCGTTTGCGCAACCCGGAACCGGCACTGGAGTGCGGTTCAAAAAACTCATTGGATTCGCGTCAGGCGTCCTTGCGTGGGTAACTCATGAATTTTCCATTTATCCCTAAAATAGTGGCCTTTGCCCGACAGCATACGCTGGCGCTGGCCGCCGCCGTGCTGGTGCTTATTGTCTTTGTGGTAAGCTTCAGCGGATGGCGTTATTACCAATATCGCCAATCCAGCCAATATGCTTATGAGATTTTGCGAGACGCGCTGAAAACGGGCGACACCGAAACCATTGCTGAGCTGGTGGATTTCAATTCGCTTTCACGCGGCCTGGCCAAGGATCTGGCGCAAAATTACCCTTTCCTTAAAGCGGGGGCAGATCAGGAACGACAGATCGGCGACATGATCCAAACGGCCTTGCTCAAACAAAGCCGCACCAAGCAAGAACCGGTCAAGGATGAACCTGATCTCAAGATACGACTGAAAACTGCCCTTTATGCCTTGCCCCCGGATTTTCTCGCACAACTGGCCTCATCCCTCAGCCTGCAACCCCCCAACGACGGCACGGCATTGCTGACCGCCAAGGTACGGCATCCGCTTTTGGATAAAAATTTCCTGCTTATTCTGCGCATGGATCAAACGCCAACGGGGTGGCGCGTACGCCAACTGGTGAACAGCCCCGAACTGGTGCGCCAGTTCCGTGAGGCGCAGGTGGAGCGCATGACGGCCCAGCGTCAGATGATACTGGACAAAAATGCCGCCACCGAAAAACGCATGAAGGAACTTTTCCCGCTCCAGCCCTGTTCGGCCAGCGCCGGACTTATTTCTGACGGCAGTACCCTGCTCGTCGTTGTGCATGTTCTTGCGCGCGACATAGGCACTGTCAGCGTCAACAACATGAATCTTTTTACTGAATTAAGCTCTGCTACAGGTGAGCTTTTACTGACTCGCTATCTGAATGCTGTTCAGCCCACCCACCCGGGTGAAGACTTTGAACGCAACTGGACAATAGAACTGGATGGCAACAGTGAACTCGGGCGTCGCGTTTTGAACGGCCAGCCCCTGCAGTGCAAGGGCGCCTGGAAAACCCTGGGACTTGATAACGGCGAAGTGCTGCATATTTCAGAAGCACCGGCGCCGATTGAAGAATTTCAATAATCGCGGCACACTGTTGACACAAATAGGACTTTTCTCTCCTGTGCTTCTGTGCCATAATAAGAGTTGTTGTTCCGGCCCGTCTGGAACCAGCACCAGGCAATATGAGACTGACGCGGTCACGAGCGCGTCAGAAATATAGATTTTCTGCCGTACCGCTTCGCCTGCCCGAAAAGCCGGGTTCCCAGCGCTACTGCGGCTACTGTTATGCAGGCAAATTCTCGCAGAACGGCCTGGGCACACGCCGGGCCGTTCCCATCGTCAACTTTGAAGGAGCCGCCACATGTCGGGCCTCAGCCGATCCATCCATCTCACGGTACATATTCATAAAGATCCGGCCGCCATGGCTGAACGCGCCGCGCATATCCTTGCTGCCGCGTGCGAAGAAGCCGTTGCCGACAGAGGCGTTTTTCGCTTAGCCCTTTCTGGCGGTCAGACGCCGATTCCACTTTTCCGCCTGCTGGCAGGAGATGACTGGGCTGACCGGCTGCCGTGGGATAAAATGAGTATTTTCTGGGTGGATGAACGCTGTGTCGGGCCTGAGCATGCCGACAGCAATTACGGCCTGGCCCGTAAGGAATTGTTGAGCTATGTTCCCGCCACGCACTTTTATCGCATGCGCGGTGAGGAAGACCCTGTTAAGGCTGCCGCCAAGTATGAAAATCAACTTCGCACAGAATTTGATCTTGGCCCGCAGGAGATGCCCCGCTTTGACTTTGTGCTGCTCGGCATGGGCGAAGACGGCCATACTGGCTCCATCTTTCCCAATTCTCCGGCCCTGGCCGAAAAAAAACGTCTCGTCATTGACCAGTATGTGCCCGAACGCAAGGCAGATCGGCTCACATTGACGCTTCCGGTTATCAACAATGCCCGGTGCTGCATGTTTCTTGTGACCGGGGCGGAAAAGCACGCTGTTCTTTCACGTGCGCTCGACCTTCTGGCCCCCCCCACCTTGCCTGCGCAAA
This DNA window, taken from Desulfovibrio sp. 86, encodes the following:
- the pgl gene encoding 6-phosphogluconolactonase, which gives rise to MSGLSRSIHLTVHIHKDPAAMAERAAHILAAACEEAVADRGVFRLALSGGQTPIPLFRLLAGDDWADRLPWDKMSIFWVDERCVGPEHADSNYGLARKELLSYVPATHFYRMRGEEDPVKAAAKYENQLRTEFDLGPQEMPRFDFVLLGMGEDGHTGSIFPNSPALAEKKRLVIDQYVPERKADRLTLTLPVINNARCCMFLVTGAEKHAVLSRALDLLAPPTLPAQMVRPGFGDLVWVVDEAAATGV
- a CDS encoding class I SAM-dependent methyltransferase, which gives rise to MKWWNGNIKGTSALSKQQNLLQQCLASWPRRGKTLLEINCGQGAFSPLLWECGFDLTVTELHPEQRTQTAAVMGARAEILAAADDYLPFEDDFFDCAVLHLAAGDTKKIDAAVHEALRVSSRGIAVTFWNSMSLAYALHRLQGSKSPWPGPPHSWWQVWRIIRSANMGKLCGMSTLNGPRKSWGCTCPLSCFTRRLRMPFGAWGIIRVDLEPARTVTPMPLKVKRHRLRNPEPALECGSKNSLDSRQASLRG
- a CDS encoding translation initiation factor IF-2 — its product is MLIVFVVSFSGWRYYQYRQSSQYAYEILRDALKTGDTETIAELVDFNSLSRGLAKDLAQNYPFLKAGADQERQIGDMIQTALLKQSRTKQEPVKDEPDLKIRLKTALYALPPDFLAQLASSLSLQPPNDGTALLTAKVRHPLLDKNFLLILRMDQTPTGWRVRQLVNSPELVRQFREAQVERMTAQRQMILDKNAATEKRMKELFPLQPCSASAGLISDGSTLLVVVHVLARDIGTVSVNNMNLFTELSSATGELLLTRYLNAVQPTHPGEDFERNWTIELDGNSELGRRVLNGQPLQCKGAWKTLGLDNGEVLHISEAPAPIEEFQ